A section of the Methanococcus vannielii SB genome encodes:
- the hypF gene encoding carbamoyltransferase HypF yields the protein MELKRIDVKGIVQGVGFRPFVYRIARENKLKGHVKNMGNYVEILVQGNSNDISLFLSDLISKKPPLSHLNDIKITNITSKEIYSDFFIKLSEKTENEEEGTIPPDISICDECLYEIMNKNDRREGYAFTACTNCGPRFTVIEKLPYDRENTSMDDFSLCEACKLEYENPKDRRFHAQATCCKNCGPNLFITDKYGKIISKSIYDAVKFLENGKILAIKGIGGTHLVCSSSSDTAVLELRKRLNRPTQAFAIMTKVEYINYFSDTSKVELNTILSPKRPIVALKKNKFYKNYFSAHVSNLDTIGVMLPYSGLHYLLFENTNEISYIMTSANLPGLPMSVDNDQILEKLGDIADYFLLHDRKIINRCDDSVLKEINKKMIFLRRSRGYAPEPVEIINQENIKYNKKNILALGPELNSVACLVKNNKFYLTQYIGNTGKYETFNYLKSAVLNLIKITNTNKIDAIVCDLHPEFNSTHFANELGKKYGCKVVQIQHHESHAYSLIGDSDNFKNNITIAIDGLGYGNDGNIWGGEIFLFKDKNIERIGHLKEHFQPGGDLASKYPLRMLLSILKEFLEVKELLEFISRYGYFSEKELKILIFQLEKGINVSKTTSTGRILDSISALLSVCFEKTYDGEPSIRLEALANSYSGLNAEIENAVKESIEITGNVLNTTKIVQKCYEMLIYHEPVEKIAYFAHIALSDGLSKIAIENAKKYSIEYVGITGGVSYNKIICERIIENIEKESLKPLFHEKIPNGDGGISFGQAVGYLLNLDKYDKI from the coding sequence ATGGAATTAAAAAGAATAGATGTCAAAGGCATCGTTCAGGGAGTTGGATTTCGACCTTTTGTCTACAGAATTGCTAGAGAAAACAAGTTAAAAGGCCATGTTAAAAATATGGGGAATTACGTTGAAATATTAGTTCAAGGTAATTCTAACGATATATCTCTATTTTTATCGGATTTAATCTCGAAAAAACCGCCACTTTCACATTTAAATGATATAAAAATTACAAATATTACTTCAAAAGAAATTTACAGTGATTTTTTTATAAAATTAAGTGAAAAGACAGAAAATGAAGAAGAAGGTACAATTCCACCCGATATTTCAATTTGTGACGAATGCCTATACGAAATTATGAATAAAAATGATAGAAGGGAAGGTTACGCATTTACGGCATGTACAAACTGTGGCCCAAGATTTACAGTAATTGAAAAACTACCCTATGATAGGGAAAACACATCAATGGATGATTTTTCGCTCTGTGAAGCGTGTAAACTTGAATATGAAAACCCGAAAGACCGCAGATTTCATGCTCAAGCAACTTGTTGTAAAAACTGTGGCCCAAACTTATTTATAACTGACAAATATGGAAAAATAATAAGTAAGTCCATTTATGATGCCGTAAAATTTCTTGAAAATGGTAAAATACTTGCAATTAAGGGAATTGGTGGAACCCATCTCGTATGTTCTTCAAGCTCAGATACGGCCGTATTGGAGTTAAGGAAAAGACTTAATAGGCCAACTCAAGCATTTGCCATCATGACTAAGGTAGAATATATCAATTACTTTTCGGATACCTCTAAAGTTGAATTAAATACTATTTTATCCCCTAAAAGGCCCATTGTTGCATTGAAAAAGAATAAATTTTATAAAAACTATTTTTCAGCGCATGTTTCAAATTTGGATACTATTGGCGTAATGCTCCCGTATTCAGGGCTCCATTACTTATTATTTGAAAACACTAACGAAATTTCTTATATAATGACTTCTGCAAATCTTCCAGGACTGCCGATGTCAGTAGATAACGACCAAATTTTAGAAAAATTAGGGGATATTGCAGATTATTTTTTACTTCATGATAGGAAAATAATTAATAGGTGTGATGACAGCGTATTAAAAGAAATAAACAAAAAAATGATATTTTTAAGGCGTTCTAGAGGATATGCGCCAGAACCTGTTGAAATAATAAATCAAGAAAATATAAAATACAATAAAAAAAATATTCTTGCATTAGGGCCCGAATTAAACTCCGTCGCCTGCCTTGTTAAAAATAATAAGTTTTACTTAACACAGTATATTGGAAACACTGGAAAATACGAGACATTTAACTACCTAAAAAGTGCTGTTTTAAACCTTATAAAAATTACAAATACCAATAAAATAGATGCAATAGTCTGTGATTTACATCCTGAGTTTAATTCAACCCATTTTGCAAATGAACTTGGTAAAAAGTACGGTTGTAAAGTTGTACAAATCCAACATCATGAAAGTCATGCTTATTCTTTAATTGGAGACTCGGATAATTTTAAAAATAACATAACAATTGCAATAGACGGTTTAGGGTACGGTAATGATGGAAATATCTGGGGGGGTGAAATATTCTTATTTAAAGATAAAAATATAGAAAGAATAGGCCATTTAAAAGAGCATTTCCAGCCCGGAGGAGACCTTGCATCAAAATATCCTTTAAGAATGCTTTTATCAATTTTAAAGGAGTTTTTAGAGGTAAAAGAGCTTTTAGAATTTATAAGTCGCTACGGATACTTTTCAGAAAAAGAGCTTAAAATACTTATATTTCAGCTTGAAAAGGGCATCAATGTTTCAAAAACTACATCCACTGGAAGGATTCTAGATTCAATTTCTGCCCTTTTATCAGTTTGTTTTGAAAAAACTTACGATGGTGAACCATCAATCAGGCTTGAAGCCCTTGCTAATTCTTACTCCGGTTTAAATGCGGAAATTGAAAATGCTGTTAAGGAATCTATCGAAATAACAGGTAATGTATTGAATACAACTAAAATCGTTCAAAAGTGCTATGAAATGCTAATCTACCACGAGCCCGTTGAGAAAATTGCATATTTTGCACATATTGCACTTTCAGATGGGCTATCAAAGATTGCGATAGAGAATGCTAAAAAATACAGTATTGAGTACGTGGGAATAACTGGGGGGGTATCATATAATAAAATAATTTGCGAAAGAATTATTGAAAACATAGAAAAGGAATCTTTAAAGCCACTATTTCACGAAAAAATTCCAAATGGGGATGGAGGAATTTCCTTTGGACAGGCTGTTGGCTATCTCTTAAATTTGGATAAGTACGATAAAATATAA
- a CDS encoding topoisomerase DNA-binding C4 zinc finger domain-containing protein yields MSNELFETLTSNIHFNVTELGRKTWNQNWIVPEYLITIAGLKNGKRPVFYYGVTENYRTNFVLKKGTSENGNKYINARVYFRFCKDTITEKEKYVVANGFNGLLLAIKIGKTEFISTFKNMLLEDYQRGDLHTIEVLERMKDRNVFESVEESAQYIANRDYNWLIGRLKYKGKLFNYSGQGYWLIPLKTQMELTNGFNEDECDLTVDLENTDVFENYLIYVDTKNSVVRYNGERLCTSGYSLAEELKKHNDENTCPWCSEKLKLIRTKKGEFLGCSSYPTCLYRRFLNKKQ; encoded by the coding sequence ATGTCAAACGAATTATTTGAAACCCTTACGAGCAATATCCATTTTAACGTGACAGAATTAGGTAGAAAAACGTGGAATCAGAACTGGATAGTTCCAGAATACCTTATTACAATTGCAGGCCTTAAAAACGGTAAAAGACCAGTATTTTACTATGGAGTTACTGAAAACTACAGGACAAATTTTGTATTAAAAAAAGGAACTTCAGAAAATGGAAACAAATACATCAATGCAAGAGTATACTTTAGATTTTGTAAAGATACAATTACTGAAAAAGAAAAGTACGTTGTTGCAAATGGATTTAACGGGCTTTTACTCGCAATAAAAATAGGAAAAACTGAATTTATAAGTACTTTTAAAAATATGCTCCTTGAAGACTACCAAAGAGGAGATTTGCATACGATAGAAGTTTTAGAAAGAATGAAAGATAGAAATGTCTTTGAGTCAGTTGAAGAAAGTGCACAGTATATTGCAAACAGAGATTATAACTGGTTAATCGGCAGATTAAAATACAAAGGCAAGTTATTTAATTATTCAGGACAGGGTTACTGGTTAATTCCTTTAAAAACCCAGATGGAATTAACTAACGGCTTTAATGAAGATGAATGTGATTTAACAGTAGACCTCGAAAATACCGATGTATTTGAAAATTACTTGATATACGTAGATACGAAAAATAGTGTTGTAAGATACAATGGTGAAAGACTCTGTACTTCAGGATATTCGCTTGCAGAAGAATTAAAAAAGCACAATGATGAAAATACCTGCCCATGGTGCAGTGAAAAATTGAAATTAATTAGGACTAAAAAAGGAGAATTTTTAGGATGTTCATCATACCCAACGTGTTTATACAGGCGGTTTTTAAATAAAAAACAGTGA
- a CDS encoding thiamine pyrophosphate-binding protein, with protein MKYVESIIDFFENNHVKTIFSYPGEQILPLYRKLHENSNIKCIDVKHEQSSAHAADGYFRITNKTGICLSTAGPGATNLTTGIATAFKDSSSIIAITGRCDKKYIGKNYFQELPMEFLNFSSGYFTKVADLCYFKEAFTNSKNLKKPIQINIPSNMYYENTITSKMNLDECFDNCKIETALNDIKKHEHSKNPVLLIGQGIYGNLSYNEIGDLNDILKNLEMPIVTTYPARGVVDESLENCFGLIGRRGNSVSNCALLSADTIFSIGSSFSYNTLFESIRDKILYKVVPLNFGINSTSNISTIVNSFNETFSKALKTDFPDLRHNKFQFGDYSNKINEILVNLPDNAIITTDAGNHTVFVSLLKKCVAPKNIISSHSMGTMGFGLSASIGVKFGCLDYNINREVISISGDGGFSMNIQELGTVFENNLKILIIVMKNNHLNMFGRIKNPDFNKIADAYGIDSVYIQNADEICENVHYFLKNNKPYVMVVECENEKLPKPFI; from the coding sequence ATGAAATATGTCGAATCCATAATTGATTTTTTTGAAAATAATCATGTAAAAACGATTTTTTCATATCCTGGCGAACAAATACTGCCACTTTATAGGAAATTACATGAAAATAGTAATATAAAATGTATTGACGTAAAACATGAGCAGTCTTCAGCCCATGCTGCTGATGGATATTTTAGAATAACCAATAAAACAGGAATATGTCTTTCAACTGCAGGCCCTGGTGCAACTAACCTAACAACTGGAATTGCAACTGCTTTTAAAGACTCTTCGTCAATAATTGCAATTACTGGGCGTTGTGATAAAAAGTATATTGGTAAAAACTATTTTCAAGAACTCCCAATGGAATTTTTAAATTTTAGTTCAGGATACTTCACTAAAGTTGCGGATTTATGTTATTTTAAAGAAGCTTTTACAAATTCAAAAAATCTTAAAAAACCAATTCAAATAAACATTCCTTCTAACATGTACTATGAAAATACAATAACTTCCAAAATGAATCTTGATGAATGTTTTGACAATTGCAAAATAGAAACTGCATTAAATGATATTAAAAAACATGAACATTCGAAAAACCCTGTTTTACTAATTGGCCAAGGAATATATGGAAATTTATCGTATAATGAAATAGGGGATCTAAATGATATTTTAAAAAATCTTGAAATGCCCATTGTAACGACTTATCCTGCAAGAGGGGTTGTTGATGAAAGTTTAGAAAATTGTTTTGGACTTATAGGTAGGAGGGGAAACAGTGTATCAAATTGCGCCCTTTTAAGTGCAGATACTATATTTTCAATTGGTTCAAGCTTTTCTTACAATACACTTTTTGAAAGTATCAGGGATAAAATTTTATATAAGGTCGTTCCCCTTAATTTTGGTATCAATAGTACCAGTAATATTTCAACTATTGTAAACAGTTTCAATGAAACCTTTTCAAAGGCCCTTAAAACTGATTTTCCAGACTTACGCCATAATAAGTTCCAATTTGGCGATTATTCAAATAAAATAAATGAAATACTGGTAAATTTACCAGATAATGCGATAATAACGACAGATGCAGGAAACCATACTGTTTTTGTTTCACTATTAAAAAAATGCGTGGCTCCAAAAAACATTATATCGTCTCATTCAATGGGTACTATGGGTTTTGGACTTTCAGCATCTATTGGTGTCAAATTTGGATGTCTTGATTATAATATAAATCGTGAAGTCATATCCATTAGTGGAGATGGCGGTTTTTCAATGAATATTCAAGAACTTGGAACCGTTTTTGAAAACAATTTAAAAATACTCATTATAGTAATGAAGAACAATCATTTAAACATGTTTGGCAGAATTAAAAACCCAGATTTCAACAAAATTGCCGATGCATACGGGATAGACAGTGTATACATCCAAAATGCAGACGAAATTTGTGAAAATGTGCATTACTTTTTGAAAAATAACAAACCTTACGTCATGGTCGTAGAATGCGAAAATGAAAAACTTCCAAAGCCGTTTATTTAA
- a CDS encoding DUF2117 domain-containing protein, with amino-acid sequence MNVGIVVHGPEIIDSGFAERIFEILRQNTNINLQIKLGGTIGRVAVIDKNLENTIDISEKLFPSDSLKKLENNDVLIILNYGKSKITGHTFGKIVIERSAVKKPIIQVERPGEEDGTILIWNSEYLEKSKDFNEISEVILILKESLKLNVENCISEGISFFTDGNMSFRRIHGVDANESIMLNGIIIGKALNNELVIVSKNGKIVDIIGGIIKVHGIEKLGHIDLKKAVIKTGILRKNPSKNFESPKYDLNSNVGELIFINHAGEDTLDRIKDKKICAVITVGDDTTTICGDILARFGVKIIGITNGDKDDILKNPAITKGSAIFLIKNHKDDDVGKLIHLTLKDKNFESFDYYIENIKDTMVKNNIEFEEITY; translated from the coding sequence ATGAATGTAGGAATTGTTGTTCACGGGCCTGAAATCATTGATTCAGGATTTGCAGAAAGAATTTTTGAGATTTTAAGACAAAATACTAATATTAATTTACAGATTAAGTTAGGCGGTACAATCGGTAGAGTTGCAGTAATCGATAAAAACCTTGAAAATACAATAGATATTTCTGAAAAGCTATTTCCATCAGATTCATTAAAAAAACTTGAAAATAATGATGTTTTAATTATTTTAAATTATGGAAAATCAAAAATTACAGGGCATACTTTTGGAAAAATTGTTATTGAAAGGTCAGCAGTTAAAAAGCCAATTATTCAAGTTGAAAGGCCCGGAGAAGAGGATGGAACCATTTTAATATGGAATAGTGAATATTTAGAAAAATCAAAAGATTTTAATGAAATTTCAGAAGTCATACTAATTTTAAAAGAGAGTTTAAAACTGAATGTTGAAAACTGCATAAGTGAGGGCATTTCTTTTTTTACCGATGGAAATATGTCATTTAGAAGAATACATGGGGTAGATGCCAATGAGTCAATTATGCTAAATGGAATCATTATTGGAAAAGCGTTAAATAATGAATTAGTAATTGTTTCAAAAAACGGAAAAATTGTAGATATTATTGGCGGAATTATAAAGGTGCATGGAATCGAAAAATTAGGACATATTGATTTAAAAAAAGCAGTTATTAAAACGGGAATTTTAAGAAAAAATCCTTCAAAAAATTTTGAAAGTCCAAAGTATGATTTGAATTCAAATGTAGGTGAATTGATTTTTATAAACCATGCTGGAGAAGACACTTTAGACCGTATAAAAGATAAAAAAATATGTGCTGTAATTACCGTAGGTGATGATACAACAACAATTTGCGGAGATATTCTTGCGAGGTTTGGCGTTAAAATCATTGGGATAACTAACGGTGATAAAGACGATATTTTAAAAAATCCTGCAATAACAAAGGGTTCGGCCATATTTTTAATTAAAAACCATAAAGACGACGATGTTGGAAAACTTATACATTTAACATTAAAAGATAAAAATTTTGAATCTTTTGACTATTATATAGAAAATATAAAAGATACTATGGTTAAAAATAATATTGAGTTTGAAGAAATAACTTATTAA
- a CDS encoding fumarylacetoacetate hydrolase family protein, translated as MKINPTKIVCIGLNYIDHAKELNMDLPKEPVIFLKPVSSIIYNNDRIKIPEMSKQIDYEAELAIVIQKTCKSVKKEEAKKYIKGYTILNDITARDLQNKDIQWTRAKSFDTFCPIGPRIVSDINPENLNIKLKVNGEIRQQSNTEKMVFNVYKIVEFVSSIMTLYPDDIISTGTPPGVGQLFKGDTVEIEIENIGILRNFVE; from the coding sequence GTGAAGATAAATCCTACAAAAATCGTTTGTATAGGATTAAATTACATAGACCATGCAAAAGAGCTAAATATGGACCTTCCAAAGGAACCTGTGATATTTTTAAAGCCAGTTTCTTCGATAATATATAATAATGACAGGATAAAAATTCCAGAAATGTCAAAACAGATAGATTACGAAGCAGAACTTGCAATCGTTATACAAAAAACCTGTAAGTCGGTTAAAAAAGAAGAAGCTAAAAAATACATTAAAGGCTACACAATACTAAACGATATTACTGCACGGGATTTGCAGAATAAAGACATTCAGTGGACTCGTGCAAAATCTTTTGACACGTTTTGCCCAATTGGGCCTAGAATTGTATCGGATATTAACCCTGAAAATCTTAACATTAAGTTAAAAGTAAATGGGGAAATAAGACAGCAATCAAACACTGAAAAAATGGTATTTAATGTTTATAAAATAGTAGAATTCGTCTCTTCAATAATGACACTTTATCCTGATGATATAATATCTACTGGAACGCCACCTGGAGTTGGACAACTATTTAAAGGGGATACGGTTGAAATTGAAATTGAAAATATTGGTATTTTACGAAATTTTGTAGAATAA
- the hpt gene encoding hypoxanthine/guanine phosphoribosyltransferase: MKRLLENSLETCPIVKRGPYHYFIHPISDGVPLVEPELLRDVSTRVIKMIDTNVDKIVTAEAMGIPIVTAVSIATDIPYVIMRKREYLLEGEVPVHQETGYSKGELYLNGINKGDKVVILDDVISTGGTLVAIIRALKRAGADIKDVVCIIDRGQGKNIVEKETGYKVKTLVKIEVVDGKVKILE; encoded by the coding sequence ATGAAAAGGTTACTTGAAAATTCGTTAGAAACATGCCCCATTGTAAAAAGAGGCCCATATCATTATTTTATCCATCCAATATCCGATGGCGTGCCACTAGTTGAGCCCGAACTTTTAAGGGATGTGTCAACAAGGGTAATAAAAATGATTGATACAAATGTTGATAAAATAGTAACTGCTGAAGCTATGGGAATCCCGATTGTAACTGCTGTATCTATTGCAACAGATATTCCCTATGTAATAATGAGAAAAAGAGAATATTTGCTTGAAGGTGAAGTTCCAGTCCATCAAGAAACAGGATACAGTAAAGGAGAACTCTATTTAAATGGAATAAATAAAGGAGACAAGGTTGTAATCCTTGATGATGTTATTTCAACAGGAGGAACTCTTGTTGCAATAATTCGTGCATTAAAAAGAGCGGGTGCCGACATTAAAGATGTAGTGTGCATTATTGATAGGGGCCAAGGTAAAAATATTGTTGAAAAAGAAACGGGTTATAAAGTAAAAACTCTTGTAAAAATTGAAGTTGTTGATGGTAAAGTAAAAATTTTAGAATGA
- a CDS encoding FAD-dependent oxidoreductase, with the protein MDIIIIGGGTSGLLSALVMEKEGHNVTIFEKEDVIGGLCRSEKIGDYTVDIGVHAITMLNNGPLIRILNKYSRYIPNFKNYGEYYVKTDKLNKVPVSMHEWMTTPIIPNKDKILVTSKIMDLMTTGFTKEASVYDIIKDMGLNETSINFFNTISYFLSGEDMKNTPLWRFFTGAGYIPEDDILPFIYKDMKINPLKSTIVKKFGTERIINILNDGFLTSIKNGSKKYINKFTNEQRYWTQGYPIGGVQSICNCITYSLKSTKIKNEEVKKIVKDGKKYVVKTNEGEYIADTIIYSAPSYLLPKIAKIDKIQRNKEKLKNIKFTKSTTIWVGDKTNYFPYMGSEIWIDNPCWASTVSNYDESLAPKGKHLMGFSFVNSTKERALETIENKLNINLDKADMVYVQETIPEQASCSIGQFFVYPKIDDSFYVVGTDADPRSMGITRAAYSVEVMISEFKNVYDTPKNI; encoded by the coding sequence ATGGATATAATTATAATTGGTGGGGGAACGTCTGGACTTCTATCCGCCCTAGTAATGGAAAAAGAAGGGCATAATGTAACAATATTTGAAAAGGAAGACGTTATTGGAGGATTATGTAGGAGCGAAAAAATAGGGGATTACACTGTAGATATTGGAGTTCATGCAATTACTATGTTAAACAACGGCCCATTAATCCGTATATTAAATAAGTATTCGAGATATATTCCAAATTTTAAAAATTACGGAGAATATTATGTTAAAACGGATAAATTAAATAAAGTACCCGTTTCGATGCATGAATGGATGACTACGCCAATAATTCCAAATAAGGATAAAATACTGGTTACTTCAAAAATTATGGACCTTATGACAACAGGATTTACAAAAGAAGCTTCTGTTTACGATATTATAAAAGACATGGGGTTAAACGAAACTTCGATAAACTTCTTTAACACGATTTCCTACTTTTTAAGTGGGGAAGATATGAAAAATACGCCTCTTTGGAGATTTTTTACGGGGGCAGGGTACATTCCTGAAGACGATATATTGCCCTTTATATATAAGGATATGAAAATAAATCCGTTGAAATCAACCATTGTAAAGAAATTCGGTACTGAAAGAATCATTAATATCCTAAATGATGGTTTTTTAACATCCATTAAAAACGGATCAAAAAAATACATTAATAAATTTACAAATGAACAGCGATACTGGACACAAGGGTACCCTATTGGAGGAGTTCAGTCTATTTGTAACTGCATTACATACTCACTTAAAAGTACTAAAATAAAAAATGAAGAAGTAAAAAAAATAGTAAAAGATGGCAAAAAATACGTTGTAAAGACAAATGAAGGAGAATATATTGCAGATACTATAATTTACTCTGCACCTTCGTATTTACTTCCAAAAATTGCAAAAATAGATAAAATTCAAAGAAATAAGGAAAAATTGAAAAATATCAAATTTACAAAGTCAACCACAATTTGGGTAGGGGACAAAACAAACTATTTTCCATACATGGGTTCTGAAATATGGATTGATAATCCATGCTGGGCTTCAACGGTTTCAAATTATGATGAATCCCTTGCTCCAAAAGGGAAACATTTGATGGGATTTTCTTTCGTAAATTCAACAAAAGAAAGAGCACTCGAAACTATTGAAAATAAATTAAATATTAACCTAGATAAAGCCGACATGGTATATGTTCAAGAAACTATCCCTGAACAAGCTTCCTGTTCAATTGGGCAGTTTTTTGTGTATCCAAAAATAGATGACAGTTTTTATGTTGTGGGAACGGATGCAGACCCAAGAAGTATGGGCATTACAAGGGCCGCATACTCTGTAGAAGTCATGATTTCTGAATTCAAAAATGTATACGATACTCCAAAAAACATATAA
- the nifH gene encoding nitrogenase iron protein: MKQIAFYGKGGIGKSTTVCNLAAALSKSGKKVIVVGCDPKHDCTSNLRGGIEIPTVLDILREKGIDTLGIDTIIHENLLKKEDILYKGFNGIYCVEAGGPKPGYGCAGRGVIVVIDLLKKMNVFKDLGVDIVLYDVLGDVVCGGFAMPLRMGLADQVYVVTSSDYMALYAANNICNGMSQFAVRGGSNLGGIIYNVRGSMDAFDIVDEFAKHLNGKIIGKVPNSSIINEAEIDGKTAIEYSPDSEISNIYIELSKKIYENNSGTVPKPLENIQIMQIGKMIKERLKKERILE; the protein is encoded by the coding sequence TTGAAACAGATTGCATTTTACGGAAAAGGAGGGATTGGAAAGTCAACTACAGTATGTAACTTAGCCGCAGCACTGTCAAAAAGCGGAAAAAAGGTTATTGTCGTTGGTTGTGATCCAAAACATGACTGTACATCAAATTTAAGAGGTGGAATAGAAATTCCAACCGTTTTAGACATTTTAAGAGAAAAAGGAATAGATACGTTGGGAATAGATACAATAATTCATGAAAATTTGCTTAAAAAAGAAGATATACTTTACAAAGGATTTAATGGCATATACTGCGTTGAAGCTGGGGGCCCTAAACCCGGATACGGTTGTGCAGGGCGAGGAGTTATTGTAGTTATTGATTTACTTAAAAAAATGAATGTTTTTAAAGATTTAGGCGTTGATATTGTTCTTTATGACGTTTTAGGAGATGTTGTTTGTGGAGGATTTGCAATGCCCTTAAGAATGGGATTAGCCGACCAAGTGTATGTTGTAACATCTTCAGACTACATGGCATTATATGCTGCAAATAATATATGTAATGGAATGAGTCAATTTGCCGTTCGTGGCGGGAGCAATTTAGGCGGCATTATTTATAACGTTAGGGGTTCAATGGACGCCTTTGATATCGTTGATGAATTTGCAAAACATTTAAATGGTAAAATAATTGGAAAGGTTCCAAATTCGTCAATAATAAATGAAGCAGAAATTGATGGAAAAACTGCGATTGAATATTCGCCTGATTCAGAAATAAGTAATATTTACATAGAACTTTCAAAAAAAATTTACGAAAACAATTCTGGAACAGTTCCAAAACCACTTGAAAATATTCAAATAATGCAGATTGGAAAAATGATTAAGGAAAGGCTTAAAAAAGAGAGGATTTTAGAATAA
- a CDS encoding DNA methyltransferase produces the protein MNLKNEYAGFLLSGEHEHLPFSELNALLEIFNIKAENLKIFKNYAVFNGIISKENIQNIVKRGGYINEGHLILFECPFDEFNLEKSIEELYRISEITDFPISKNETFAVRVHKLDREKVAKSMEIERKMGSIIKSKTFSSVNLKNPEKTIKIVISDNLAYVSVVLEKRDVEYFQNNRPHLRAYFHPGCIMPKLARCMVNLSRINENDILLDPFCGTGGFLIEAGLIGCNVIGSDIDEQMVNGAILNLNTYDLSKKTISIKKWNAKNILDYLKSLNIEKIDAVVTDPPYGISTSKKGDILEIFEGIVEILKKGDYLVFAAPNKMKLNLELTEFYEMRVHKSLTRYIHVYKK, from the coding sequence TTGAATTTAAAAAATGAGTATGCAGGGTTTTTATTAAGTGGCGAACATGAACATCTCCCCTTTTCAGAATTAAATGCCCTTTTAGAAATATTTAATATTAAAGCTGAAAATTTAAAAATATTTAAAAATTATGCTGTATTTAATGGAATTATTTCAAAAGAAAATATTCAAAATATAGTAAAAAGAGGAGGATATATTAACGAAGGGCATTTAATTCTTTTTGAGTGTCCCTTTGATGAATTTAACTTAGAAAAAAGTATCGAAGAACTTTATAGAATTTCCGAAATTACGGATTTTCCAATTTCTAAAAATGAAACTTTTGCAGTTAGAGTACATAAGTTAGACCGTGAAAAAGTTGCTAAATCCATGGAAATAGAAAGAAAAATGGGTTCTATCATAAAAAGTAAAACCTTTTCGAGCGTTAATCTTAAAAACCCTGAAAAAACCATAAAAATCGTAATTTCGGATAATTTAGCATATGTGTCAGTAGTTCTTGAAAAAAGGGATGTTGAATACTTTCAAAATAACCGGCCACATTTAAGAGCTTACTTTCATCCAGGGTGCATAATGCCAAAGCTTGCACGCTGCATGGTAAATCTTTCAAGGATTAACGAAAATGATATTTTACTTGATCCGTTTTGTGGAACTGGCGGTTTTTTAATAGAAGCCGGATTAATAGGATGTAATGTAATTGGAAGTGATATAGATGAACAAATGGTAAACGGTGCCATTTTAAATCTAAATACTTACGACTTATCTAAAAAAACAATATCAATCAAAAAATGGAATGCAAAAAATATATTAGACTACCTAAAAAGCCTCAATATCGAGAAAATAGATGCTGTTGTCACTGATCCGCCCTATGGAATATCAACTTCAAAAAAAGGGGATATTTTGGAAATATTTGAAGGAATAGTGGAAATATTAAAAAAAGGAGATTATTTAGTGTTTGCTGCCCCAAATAAAATGAAATTAAATTTAGAATTAACCGAATTTTATGAAATGAGGGTTCATAAAAGCCTTACAAGATACATTCATGTTTACAAAAAATAA